From one Phaeodactylum tricornutum CCAP 1055/1 chromosome 16, whole genome shotgun sequence genomic stretch:
- a CDS encoding predicted protein yields the protein MTDAVFFSVVALAKAGIECCRNAQICKDEAARIGKRLTIVVARAHEWGAVCESTRLAHFHEVVENVFLRLQATTSSVNRRSLWNRKFKIALQPQTILCEILKAESQLNTAINDLQMEQSNAIFSHLLDVSKGVADLLDQFGALALSKSDPSATIQRQVEKALAETQVRAPQVAVANPDDVSQDGGRGQDPTLATSGMKVSHQYKTTFCPSKDDVLAISLQPSLLKFCDDHESLLGGGGFAEVFRGTYNLQPVAIKRLKVYRGDVNSLSKLQIARDVEQLAAEALLTHKCGTHSNIIHVVGCLSILSEVERPLLVMELMHTTLFDVIHDRVLADALAFSRRLYLLKGIAGALEFLHLQGIVHHDIKSLNILLNKKLTVAKLADFGTTSHQGNQIAGTAAYQAPEILSEEVKDTSRVCEMYSFGVTVWECVTSKIPHGGKKESSIALLAATKKYLPMLAAPSSPPKDLSETESASWKALNMVAASCLSRDRSVRPTASIVVALWHKVKSPEVEVPYSFFQDSSFTKMGDITESRVTAGPTTQGTAKDDLVMDVPDDREKSKCGAAAMSKNHRRKLLVVALVAVLLTLTVTVVVVLVSKSSPDLASPASGVDVPADAPVSTSPPSLPPTAVPVSVLPPTAVPVSVLPPTGTPMTVQSPSGACLNATSINSPKWVVFNAFKL from the exons ATGACTGATGCTGTGTTCTTCTCCGTCGTGGCTCTCGCCAAAGCGGGCATTGAATGTTGTCGGAACGCTCAGATCTGCAAGGATGAGGCAGCCCGGATCGGTAAGCGTCTGACAATAGTGGTCGCGCGAGCACACGAATGGGGAGCTGTTTGTGAAAGTACGCGCCTTGCTCATTTTCATGAAGTTGTGGAGAATGTCTTCCTGCGCTTGCAAGCAACCACATCGTCTGTAAACAGGCGCTCCTTGTGGAACAGAAAATTCAAGATTGCGTTACAACCCCAGACTATACTCTGTGAAATCCTTAAAGCAGAGAGCCAGCTGAATACTGCCATCAATGATCTTCAGATGGAGCAGTCCAATGCCATCTTTTCGCACCTCCTTGACGTCTCCAAAGGAGTTGCGGATTTGCTAGATCAGTTTGGCGCTCTCGCTCTGAGCAAGTCGGATCCTTCTGCAACAATCCAGCGGCAAGTTGAAAAGGCCTTGGCGGAAACTCAAGTTCGAGCTCCCCAAGTTGCCGTTGCCAACCCCGATGACGTTAGCCAAGATGGTGGACGAGGGCAAGATCCTACCTTAGCTACAAGCGGTATGAAGGTTTCGCACCAGTATAAGACAACCTTTTGTCCATCCAAGGATGATGTACTCGCTATCTCGCTCCAGCCATCCTTGCTGAAGTTTTGTGATGACCACGAGAGCCTCCTCGGAGGTGGAGGTTTTGCGGAAGTCTTTCGCGGAACATACAACCTCCAACCTGTCGCCATCAAACGCCTCAAGGTATATCGGGGAGATGTAAATTCTCTCTCGAAACTTCAGATCGCCCGCGATGTGGAACAACTAGCCGCGGAAGCCCTTCTGACGCACAAATGCGGTACACATTCAAACATCATTCATGTTGTTGGATGCCTTAGCATACTAAGCGAAGTCGAGAGACCCTTGCTTGTCATGGAACTTATGCATACGACTCTCTTTGATGTTATTCACGATCGTGTTTTAGCAGATGCTCTGGCATTTTCCCGTCGTCTCTATTTGTTGAAAGGTATTGCAGGCGCGTTAGAGTTTCTTCATTTGCAAGGCATTGTCCATCACGACATCAAGTCTCTCAACATTTTGTTGAACAAAAAATTGACGGTTGCCAAGCTGGCAGACTTTGGGA CTACCAGCCATCAAGGCAACCAGATTGCAGGTACAGCCGCCTACCAAGCGCCCGAAATCCTATCAgaagaagtcaaagacaCATCGCGCGTTTGTGAGATGTATTCATTCGGGGTGACAGTATGGGAGTGTGTGACGAGCAAAATTCCACATGGAGGGAAAAAGGAATCATCTATAGCGCTTTTGGCTGCAACTAAGAAGTACCTCCCCATGCTTGCGGCGCCCTCCAGCCCCCCAAAGGATCTTTCAGAGACAGAATCAGCTTCCTGGAAAGCGCTGAATATGGTTGCAGCATCGTGTCTCTCTCGCGACCGCTCAGTGAGACCCACTGCTTCGATAGTTGTTGCGCTCTGGCACAAAGTCAAGTCTCCGGAAGTGGAAGTACCTTATTCTTTTTTTCAAGACTCGTCTTTTACCAAAATGGGCGATATTACCGAAAGTCGAGTAACGGCCGGTCCGACGACTCAGGGAACAGCAAAAGACGACCTTGTCATGGATGTTCCGGACGACAGAGAAAAGTCTAAATGCGGAGCAGCTGCGATGTCAAAAAATCATCGCCGCAAATTATTGGTTGTTGCACTCGTTGCTGTCTTGCTTACGCTTACAGTCACAGTGGTCGTTGTGCTGGTATCCAAATCGTCGCCAGATCTTGCATCCCCAGCATCAGGAGTTGATGTACCAGCTGATGCGCCAGTCTCTACGTCCCCGCCATCCCTACCGCCGACTGCAGTTCCGGTCTCCGTCCTCCCGCCGACTGCAGTTCCGGTCTCCGTCCTCCCGCCAACCGGTACGCCAATGACCGTCCAATCTCCAtctggggcgtgcctcaacgccacaagcataaatagcccaaaatgggttgtttttaacgcttttaaactttaa
- a CDS encoding predicted protein translates to MLRLACRMSGTPDQPHDPADVAIRQGEMNMASLLNPMPPMAMDDEQPLRHTPMEDSDQSRSSAAIFVSRVSQPLVTLPPSSRHLARTTGSSTRHEGGENPVWLAQPPSVSSISHRNICDFGNKGFDSDRGWYLRESCLLSMEVGSQRQVVSTPCRRDCNGQIMPVAVQSPLISRDESFFRDRKKALQAAMSERSKYDIQLNNEVGALGGAWRGIVRRFMLWAFDNVNALQLSRALQLQLPFQTGYESYLTSQVIEALDRGDPSEVADVLSAAFLNRNVSRVMVQNLGPRYDLLWHWSTAITWNRAFDAWGQFPLVGITGFPATENFPSTRNHALASIFRVLLGQGNWITRVVTQGREGILTDNPNNKAQNLAPESNGFELANRNQYGTYFGRVKTNEFRYAHRLPTDESIVRTFVASPMATMSNNGVVHVLRMLDKHWHNMLSQEWGNFAHQRMEQLDPFETLRFHMPLVLVTLSNLRGRNAWDAEVLGPAVRKLQALKPGLDTAAAWKLAKELEDDVAVTVSGGVASVFVPLRSWLKAIRESLDRLERKAGEVLKIVSSVEMGIRLGHDLVTQVSWKVPSDSVLKAAILNHIRGKDKQAVIANDQDAADAPDANAVDSWRIRSALQKTTPRDMRTLIELVKGNLEHMKAAQLLIGRVKTLLQRELRRGYLNQAIRDLSKGPYINGPLMRDEWYWLEEEHGQGLHIYIGKIPDSGLHQFIHVDSGNDKTISLSNGKVLARAYIPVSESISRAQKAFMTIELEYGKTFKYSAFMEFSMLRIALQRLVVVSQMNCEELDNARLNVLREIQRSKQTVLGPEDLTPGNTYYTFDESKRQYIPFLCETTNSVSTQSKRAKYVRAPPQSVLVVGGGPTGLLTTIHCAEACLATGGVMKLQEARDAFAKGGSTFERAQVVRLDARWISMLRYHLGTIFEDVYIPASGETDAQLGNTLPTQGFVEITIKDLESSLHTEASRLWSRGIIFVHTDSKARYDATSNSMIKQGKNLKDGDVVLRPVDSHGKDSSHFHSWKVSEVRYTKVLGIEDLKVGEEYGVWIHQEQKVLPYTLVAVDLDTELYTFRSHSKDKTSIYPPGTTTKAHAGVREVVFEGLGNRQEGGLPKQTVPFDPIENVNFTLDLGNTHVVEAIGKQYPSDVHIGVTTKEPYGVCCMQGLKVSMGMHNFGEKRWGTGILDDIRSQNDQNTRIIGDFTKMVRVVPIVEHMYQTISKDKDWRMHFSNVIKESGFPEVAELQPVFSNLVEGCRLLSQASLNFRRKTLQTRFFETGDNYYLGMEFPREYDAWKNALSFSLVKKLSATGINSRAVERLRSSLMHHIDRLWYNGCLETIRTGDVYNPGARERVPRLYLINSYMEMSLSALPIGESFRLVSEPQSKYEVLAISSSTILVRNVEGYLSKFKKSTKVLREGNLTRGPDGNQESKVALATFDVGHYVNHRTMRLLNKDQGYVFAFIGDEQATPHFMRYSGLTGACINAMSFNNFITDAGRGVSFEERLQQYSEETDWSNGEVVQRGTGANYGDDGFLRPEFSYRDGVAFLYSKIVEFGEMGKDVNNLLTRDWMVKLTASLVPRGMELNQVFLEGLQRHWKAAVFDKLMASVKSDTPVDEKGANVVDALRSSSSTLVEKNAASPVYWDELTTSLQLDTATKDVLSTRHFPVAKRLCEIINELIDFASKAYLYNERISSELSNQPKSVDSLIDDFSVEAQNFANSLTQSAAFAAGVLAFRLVGSNVANTFSAVFAGLNILIAFGTMTNVSRYKIRNEEWRVFFADQKFSGVKCAVFALLSKDDQDSTPLEQHPFIDILEKRVKSFRETVGYYGYSNPTEFDEAYQQLKSRANNSSELQNFRDLLVTDLLVDTYHVNSYVQEKLVDVFRVLDEMIFLLDSRKSKSASKAKQLFDQLLAYDSVLEDSLQRGPVRFGFIKQRKFLHWNLIAAVRYLSRVFCCFSRPRQSDRALFQIETLGIVRSLQSLSKEQDSKVLRRESRDFETLLWATRESEIASLIFLSGFFVFFASVLFSVARIFNIESLENAAFWANAISSFGAVLAAFHLIRKFSILFGLWATLWVKTSNTVGMDHINIRRIRDVTSIQALLTLTRLVAAVGAAVALPWSVIENAFPSVITLDEDYPFWLASGAVCAAILATVFFFVVEYVVRYNLSPQLGPFVSELFRDEIEAMFNDLAQRQNDIDTKVVQDRENWEYVAREFLHKYRFDTVFAADRFGTIFQYIQAGMEGSGDSKIEND, encoded by the exons ATGTTGCGCCTTGCTTGTAGAATGTCCGGAACTCCCGATCAGCCGCACGATCCCGCAGACGTCGCTATTCGACAGGGAGAAATGAACATGGCCTCGTTGTTGAATCCTATGCCTCCCATGGCAATGGACGATGAGCAGCCTCTTCGCCATACACCTATGGAGGACAGCGACCAAAGTCGAAGCTCGGCTGCAATTTTTGTATCCCGTGTTTCTCAGCCTCTGGTAACCTTGCCTCCTTCTTCAAGACATTTGGCGCGTACTACGGGGTCTTCGACGCGTCATGAAGGAGGCGAAAATCCAGTGTGGTTGGCTCAGCCTCCCTCAGTGTCATCCATCAGTCACCGAAATATCTGTGATTTTGGAAACAAAGGATTCGACAGCGACCGGGGTTGGTATTTGCGAGAGTCTTGCTTGCTTTCGATGGAAGTTGGCAGTCAACGTCAAGTCGTTAGCACGCCGTGCCGACGGGACTGCAATGGGCAAATTATGCCCGTGGCCGTCCAGTCACCTCTCATTAGCCGCGACGAGTCTTTTTTTCGCGATCGCAAGAAGGCCCTCCAAGCCGCGATGTCCGAGCGTTCCAAGTACGACATTCAACTCAACAACGAAGTCGGGGCGTTGGGAGGCGCCTGGCGTGGCATCGTCAGGAGGTTCATGTTGTGGGCCTTTGACAACGTCAACGCCTTGCAGCTGAGTCGGGCCTTGCAGCTTCAGTTGCCCTTTCAGACGGGCTACGAGTCCTACTTGACCTCGCAAGTCATCGAAGCCCTTGACAGGGGCGATCCCAGCGAAGTTGCTGATGTCTTGAGTGCCGCGTTTCTCAACCGGAATGTCTCTCGCGTCATGGTCCAGAACCTGGGACCTCGGTACGATCTTTTGTGGCATTGGAGCACCGCCATCACCTGGAATCGGGCCTTTGACGCTTGGGGGCAGTTCCCGCTCGTAGGCATTACGGGTTTCCCTGCCACGGAGAACTTTCCTTCCACACGCAACCACGCCTTAGCATCCATCTTTCGGGTGCTATTGGGACAGGGTAACTGGATCACTCGCGTGGTCACGCAAGGACGAGAAGGAATATTGACGGACAACCCAAACAACAAGGCGCAGAATCTCGCACCCGAGTCCAACGGCTTTGAACTTGCAAACCGCAACCAGTACGGAACTTACTTCGGACGCGTCAAGACGAACGAGTTTCGATACGCACATCGGCTTCCTACTGACGAGTCAATCGTACGGACCTTTGTCGCTAGCCCGATGGCCACGATGTCCAACAATGGGGTTGTACACGTTCTTCGCATGCTTGACAAGCACTGGCACAATATGCTCTCACAAGAATGGGGCAATTTCGCTCACCAGCGAATGGAACAGTTGGACCCCTTTGAAACTCTCCGTTTCCATATGCCCCTAGTCCTCGTTACGCTCTCAAATTTGCGAGGTCGCAACGCATGGGATGCCGAGGTTTTGGGCCCGGCTGTTCGCAAGTTGCAGGCTCTGAAGCCTGGTCTGgatactgctgctgcttggAAGCTGGCAAAGGAGTTGGAGGATGATGTAGCGGTGACTGTATCGGGTGGTGTTGCCTCCGTCTTTGTACCCCTCCGATCCTGGTTGAAAGCTATAAGAGAATCCTTGGACCGTTTGGAACGTAAAGCTGGAGAAGTCCTGAAGATTGTCTCGTCTGTCGAAATGGGCATTCGCCTCGGGCATGATCTTGTAACCCAAGTCAGTTGGAAGGTGCCGTCGGATAGCGTTTTGAAGGCTGCAATTCTAAATCATATCCGAGGGAAGGACAAACAAGCTGTCATAGCGAACGATCAGGATGCTGCCGACGCACCAGACGCGAACGCTGTGGACAGTTGGCGTATCAGGAGTGCTCTTCAAAAGACAACCCCGCGTGATATGCGCACGTTGATTGAGCTTGTCAAGGGCAATCTCGAGCACATGAAGGCTGCCCAGTTACTCATTGGACGGGTCAAGACGCTGCTCCAACGAGAACTTCGTCGTGGATATTTGAACCAAGCTATCCGTGACTTGTCTAAAGGACCATACATCAACGGTCCTTTGATGCGGGATGAATGGTACTGGCTAGAAGAGGAACACGGCCAAGGTCTTCACATTTACATAGGCAAGATTCCTGACAGCGGCCTGCATCAATTCATCCACGTCGATTCCGGCAACGATAAaacaatttcgttgtcgaaTGGAAAGGTACTAGCGCGAGCGTACATTCCCGTATCGGAATCCATTTCTCGAGCGCAAAAA GCGTTTATGACGATTGAGCTCGAGTATGGCAAGACTTTCAAGTACAGTGCTTTTATGGAGTTTTCCATGCTCCGGATCGCCCTTCAACGACTTG TTGTTGTGTCTCAAATGAATTGCGAAGAACTCGACAATGCGCGCTTGAACGTTCTTCGGGAAATACAGCGTTCCAAGCAAACCGTACTCGGTCCTGAGGACCTTACGCCTGGCAACACGTACTATACATTCGACGAATCCAAACGACAGTACATACCGTTTCTTTGCGAAACAACGAATTCGGTTTCCACGCAGTCGAAGAGAGCCAAGTATGTGCGTGCACCGCCACAATCCGTTCTTGTGGTGGGAGGAGGCCCGACCGGGCTCTTGACCACAATTCATTGTGCTGAAGCATGCTTGGCTACTGGAGGAGTCATGAAACTCCAAGAGGCCCGTGATGCATTTGCCAAAGGAGGGTCTACATTTGAACGAGCCCAAGTCGTTCGACTTGATGCTCGTTGGATTTCCATGCTCCGATACCATCTCGGTACAATTTTTGAGGACGTTTACATTCCAGCGTCTGGGGAAACCGACGCACAGTTGGGCAATACCCT ACCAACGCAGGGCTTTGTTGAGATTACAATCAAAGACTTGGAGAGTTCGTTGCACACAGAAGCGTCGCGTCTTTGGTCTCGAGGTATCATTTTCGTCCATACAGACTCCAAGGCCCGATATGACGCAACTTCGAACTCCATGATAAAGCAGGGCAAAAATCTGAAAGACGGTGATGTCGTTTTGCGTCCGGTGGATTCGCatggaaaggattcttcTCACTTTCACTCCTGGAAAGTTTCGGAAGTGCGGTACACAAAGGTATTAGGGATCGAAGACCTCAAAGTTGGGGAGGAATACGGAGTTTGGATTCATCAAGAACAGAAAGTACTCCCGTATACACTCGTAGCGGTGGATCTCGATACCGAG TTGTACACATTCCGATCCCATTCGAAGGACAAAA CCTCCATCTACCCTCCCGGAACGACTACGAAAGCCCACGCGGGTGTCCGTGAAGTTGTGTTCGAGGGCCTAGGAAACCGACAAGAGGGGGGACTACCGAAGCAAACAGTTCCATTTGATCCAATTGAAAATGTCAATTTTACGCTGGATCTCGGAAACACCCATGTTGTCGAGGCCATCGG AAAACAATACCCCTCAGACGTTCACATCGGAGTCACCACAAAAGAGCCTTATGGTGTGTGTTGTATGCAGGGGTTGAAAGTGTCTATGGGTATGCACAATTTTGGAGAAAAACGATGGGGGACTGGGATCCTGGATGATATACGTTCGCAAAACGATCAGAACACAAGAATCATCGGTGATTTCACCAAGATGGTCAGGGTTGTGCCCATTGTAGAGCACATGTATCAGACCATTTCCAAGGATAAGGATTGGCGCATGCATTTCAGCAACGTCATCAAGGAAAGTGGGTTTCCGGAAGTGGCCGAGCTGCAACCTGTGTTTTCCAATTTGGTTGAGGGATGCCGATTGCTCTCGCAAGCATCGTTGAATTTTCGCAGAAAAACTTTGCAGACTCGTTTTTTCGAAACAGGGGACAATTATTATCTCGGAATGGAATTTCCCAGAGAATACGACGCCTGGAAGAATGCGTTGTCATTTAGCTTGGTGAAGAAATTGTCTGCAACTGGAATAAACTCCAGAGCGGTCGAACGTCTCAGGTCATCTTTGATGCATCATATTGATCGTCTGTGGTACAACGGGTGCTTGGAGACTATCCGAACCGGCGATGTTTACAATCCAGGAGCACGCGAACGCGTTCCTCGCCTTTATCTTATCAATTCGTACATGGAAATGTCCCTGAGCGCCTTGCCAATCGGTGAGAGCTTTCGGCTGGTCTCCGAGCCACAGTCGAAGTACGAAGTTCTGGCGATTTCATCGTCCACGATTCTTGTGCGTAACGTTGAAGGGTACTTATCTAAATTCAAGAAATCGACAAAGGTCTTGCGTGAAGGAAATCTGACTCGGGGTCCCGATGGGAACCAAGAGTCCAAAGTG GCGTTGGCTACGTTCGATGTGGGTCACTATGTCAATCATCGCACCATGCGTCTGTTGAACAAGGATCAGGGCTACGTTTTCGCTTTCATCGGAGACGAGCAAGCAACACCTCACTTTATGCGGTACAGTGGGTTGACTGGCGCATGTATCAACGCCATGTCTTTCAACAACTTTATCACGGACGCTGGTCGCGGTGTATCCTTCGAGGAAAGACTGCAGCAGTATTCCGAAGAGACGGACTGGTCAAATGGAGAAGTGGTCCAGCGAGGAACTGGTGCAAATTATGGAGACGATGGGTTTTTACGACCGGAATTCTCGTACCGCGACGGAGTAGCGTTCTTGTATTCAAAAATAGTTGAATTCGGGGAAATGGGAAAAGATGTGAATAATCTGCTCACCCGAGACTGGATGGTGAAGCTTACAGCTTCCCTTGTACCTAGAGGCATGGAACTAAACCAAGTGTTCCTTGAAGGTCTGCAACGGCACTGGAAGGCAGCTGTATTTGACAAACTGATGGCCTCGGTGAAGTCCGATACTCCTGTTGATGAAAAGGGAGCTAATGTTGTGGATGCGCTCCGATCTAGCAGCAGCACTCTAGTGGAGAAGAATGCTGCGTCGCCTGTTTATTGGGACGAGTTGACAACGAGTTTACAATTGGACACCGCCACCAAAGACGTTCTCTCCACACGACATTTTCCCGTTGCGAAACGGCTTTGTGAGATTATCAATGAGCTGATCGATTTTGCCAGCAAGGCCTATCTTTACAACGAGCGAATTAGTTCAGAGCTGAGCAACCAACCGAAATCAGTGGACTCGCTTATTGACGACTTCTCCGTGGAGGCCCAAAACTTCGCGAACTCCTTGACCCAATCAGCAGCGTTTGCAGCAGGTGTGCTTGCGTTTCGTCTGGTGGGTAGCAACGTCGCCAACACGTTTTCCGCAGTGTTTGCGGGGTTAAATATTCTCATTGCGTTCGGAACCATGACCAACGTATCTCGTTATAAGATTCGAAATGAGGAATGGCGCGTCTTTTTCGCAGACCAGAAGTTTTCTGGCGTGAAGTGCGCAGTGTTCGCTTTGTTAAGCAAGGATGACCAAGATTCTACACCATTGGAGCAACATCCTTTTATTGATATATTGGAGAAACGAGTCAAGTCATTCAGAGAGACCGTTGGCTACTATGGGTACAGCAACCCAACTGAGTTTGATGAGGCGTACCAACAATTGAAGTCTCGTGCCAACAACTCGAGTGAACTCCAAAATTTTCGAGATTTGTTGGTGACGGACCTGCTTGTGGATACGTACCATGTCAACAGCTATGTGCAAGAAAAGCTTGTTGATGTTTTCCGAGTCCTCGACGAAATGATTTTTTTGCTCGATAGCAGGAAGTCCAAGTCCGCAAGCAAGGCCAAACAGCTGTTTGATCAGTTACTCGCGTATGACTCGGTGTTGGAAGACTCTTTGCAGCGAGGGCCGGTTCGCTTTGGTTTCATCAAGCAGCGAAAGTTTTTGCACTGGAATTTGATAGCAGCTGTCCGGTACCTCAGTAGGGTATTCTGCTGCTTTTCGAGACCTCGTCAAAGTGACCGCGCTTTGTTCCAAATCGAAACTCTCGGTATTGTGAGAAGTCTTCAATCTCTTTCAAAGGAACAGGATTCGAAAGTTCTGCGGCGAGAGAGCAGAGACTTTGAGACTCTCTTGTGGGCAACACGCGAAAGCGAGATTGCGTCCTTAATATTTCTCTCGGgcttctttgttttcttcgccTCCGTTCTTTTCAGTGTTGCTCGAATTTTCAACATTGAATCGCTCGAAAATGCCGCATTCTGGGCTAATGCGATATCCTCGTTTGGCGCGGTTTTGGCCGCATTCCATCTTATCCGGAAATTCTCCATTTTGTTCGGTCTATGGGCAACCCTTTGGGTAAAGACAAGCAATACGGTGGGAATGGATCATATCAATATTCGTCGGATTCGTGACGTAACGTCCATTCAGGCTCTTCTGACCTTAACCCGTCTTGTAGCTGCCGTTGGTGCTGCTGTGGCTTTACCTTGGTCAGTGATAGAGAACGCTTTTCCTAGTGTGATTACGCTGGACGAAGACTATCCATTCTGGCTTGCTTCGGGTGCTGTGTGTGCCGCAATTCTAGCGACAGTGTTTTTCTTCGTGGTTGAGTATGTGGTCCGGTACAATCTCAGCCCCCAACTTGGACCTTTTGTCAGTGAACTTTTCCgagacgaaattgaagccATGTTCAACGACTTGGCACAGCGACAAAATGATATAGACACAAAGGTTGTCCAGGACCGTGAAAACTGGGAGTATGTTGCGAGAGAATTTTTGCACAAATACCGTTTCGATACGGTGTTTGCAGCTGATCGGTTTGGGACTATTTTTCAATACATACAAGCTGGAATGGAAGGGAGCGGTGATTCCAAAATTGAGAATGATTAA
- a CDS encoding predicted protein, protein MAKIFKARQEMAKVSNGTLPKPWRLVCSYEKGIMCNMFSAVPLVTVTPSSKIRIQILKGGQERNKRHIAGDNNVQGFQRVRVKGVVDNQQAVNRVGGGSPNKGSTITAFRRPKARCVGPTLDAIHNGERYLLD, encoded by the coding sequence atggccaaaatctTTAAGGCACGTCAGGAAATGGCGAAGGTATCGAATGGGACACTGCCAAAGCCTTGGCGTTTGGTTTGCTCCTACGAGAAGGGAATCATGTGCAATATGTTCAGTGCAGTACCTTTAGTCACCGTtacgccgtcgtcaaaaatcaGAATACAAATCCTCAAGGGTGGTCAggagcgcaacaaacgtcaCATTGCTGGGGACAATAAtgtccaaggtttccaacgcgTGCGTGTCAAAGGAGTAGTTGACAATCAACAAGCTGTCAACCGTGTTGGCGGAGGCTCTCCAAACAAGGGTAGCACCATTACAGCGTTCCGCCGTCCGAAAGCGCGTTGTGTGGGGCCCACTCTGGATGCAATCCACAACGGCGAAAGGTACCTGCTTGATTGA
- a CDS encoding predicted protein, with translation MKFLTLHPAANSFLFTTNWAAKATLGFDIKGDQHEVILSQRGFVGICFYSQAAEEISDNEEPHEPLFSGKAAGEQALGLAQCILEKKMFSLFGHVTKPVSLKKIRNVLPILLHGDATFAGQGVVYETMQMAEVPDFDVGGTIHAFTCPIFHCNGNDPLAVSTALETAVEWRHEWGMDVIIEMVCYRCNGHNKLDQPAFTQPKLYKEISQHPPTLEIVEK, from the exons atgaaatttttgactctccacccagcagccaactctttcCTGTTCACAAC AAATTGGGCTGCG aaagcaacgctAGGCTTTGACATTAAGGGGGATCAGCACGAAGTCATCCTGTCACAAAGGGGGTTTGTTGGGATCTGCTTTTactcgcaagccgccgaagagatttcggacaacgaagaacccCACGAGCCGTTGTTCTCGGGCAAAGCTGCAGGTGAGCAAGCACTCGGTCTGGCACAGTGCATTCTAGAAAAAAAGATGTTCTCGCTGTTCGGGCACGTTACCAAGCCTGTCAGCCTGAAGAAGATTCGTAACGTTTTACCAATTCTATTGCACGGAGACGCCACCTTTGCCGGGCAAGGTGTAGTCTACGAGACCATGCAAATGGCCGAGGTGCCCGATTTTGATGTTGGTGGAAccattcac GCCTTCACTTGCCCCATCTTTCACTGCAACGGCAATGATCCCCTAGCAGTATCGACGGCACTCGAGACCGCCGTCGAATGGCGTCACGAATGGGGCATGGATGTCATTATCGAGATGGTCTGCTACCGTTGTAATGGTCACAACAAATTGGATCAGCCGGCCTTTACGCAACCCAAGCTCTATAAGGAAATCTCTCAACACCCACCAACCCTggaaattgtcgaaaagtga
- a CDS encoding predicted protein, with protein sequence MERILHSRTTTSSQMTPLEYILTEILDASSSHLPYCSFFDKCGVTQAYEIISLSENDFETTTFFTSPEPVTDETVPVATTLNKVQRNKLSKIISWFNHQGDDVSDETWYALTANTLRYWKPAVSKAPTIPDTVSRTTESPSSKFRKGIKNHPVTYAKFHEDRFWTNWDTNIRIMLRVQGAPNVLNSKDVPITEAEIEVFTDQQTYVFGIFNETVLTTQGRDIIKRHSDALDAQAVYCDLVAVYSHGINAKLSASNLSAKLTNYHHDTHYNRSDTEQTLDNAYSLLLYRPIQIDDKTKQRSVPSNRSANSANSQTSGKPPASSGKKHSNYIPKDKWDAMTSSEKAAIYRTRDSAEFPATTGTDPTVVPTPRPPTAPTYANVAAQFCYVVQPMYVRKTGITRC encoded by the exons ATGGAACGCATTCTCCATTCTCGTACAACGACTTCGTCCCAGATGACGCCTCTTGAGTATATCCTCACGGAAATCCTTGACGCCTCGTCCAGCCATTTGCCTTATTGCTCATTCTTTGACAAATGCGGTGTTACCCAAGCCTACGAGATAATCTCTCTCTCCGAAAACGACTTTGAAACGACAACGTTCTTCACGTCTCCTGAACCCGTAACTGATGAAACTGTCCCTGTTGCTACCACCCTCAACAAGGTGCAACGCAATAAATTGTCTAAAATCATCTCTTGGTTTAACCACCAAGGTGATGATGTCTCTGACGAAACTTGGTACGCCTTGACCGCCAACACCCTGCGTTACTGGAAACCTGCCGTCTCGAAGGCCCCAACCATTCCCGACACCGTCTCCCGTACTACTGAGAGCCCCAGTTCGAAATTTCGTAAGGGCATCAAAAACCACCCTGTCACGTATGCGAAATTCCATGAAGACCGTTTTTGGACCAATTGGGATACTAATATCCGTATCATGCTCCGTGTTCAAGGCGCACCCAACGTCCTCAATTCGAAAGATGTCCCCATTACCGAAGCTGAAATTGAAGTGTTTACCGATCAACAGACATATGTTTTCGGTATTTTCAATGAAACCGTTCTCACGACGCAAGGCCGTGATATCATCAAGCGGCACTCCGATGCGCTCGACGCCCAAGCCGTCTATTGTGACCTTGTCGCAGTATACAGTCACGGCATAAACGCCAAGCTCTCTGCCTCAAACCTCTCTGCCAAGTTGACCAACTACCACCATGACACG CATTACAACCGTTCCGACACCGAACAAACTCTCGACAATGCCTACTCTCTGCTCTTGTACCGTCCCATCCAAATTGATGACAAAACCAAGCAACGTTCCGTCCCGTCCAACCGTTCCGCAAACTCTGCAAATTCGCAAACCTCCGGTAAACCACCGGCTTCCTCGGGGAAAAAGCATTCCAACTACATTCCTAAGGATAAATGGGATGCCATGACCAGCTCCGAAAAGGCTGCCATTTACCGTACACGTGACAGTGCCGAATTCCCTGCCACGACGGGCACCGACCCTACAGTCGTGCCCACCCCGCGTCCTCCCACTGCGCCGACTTATGCCAATGTTGCTGCTCAATtttgttacgtagtacaaccaatgtacgtgCGGAAGACAGGAATAACGCGATGTtga